In one Drosophila albomicans strain 15112-1751.03 chromosome X, ASM965048v2, whole genome shotgun sequence genomic region, the following are encoded:
- the LOC117569982 gene encoding 26S proteasome regulatory subunit 8, producing the protein MVLSNRMDTDSAYHKGEGFRSYYIQKIEELQLIVAEKSQNLRRLQAQRNELNAKVRMLREELQLLQEQGSYVGEVVKPMDKKKVLVKVHPEGKFVVDLDKNIDINDVTPNCRVALRNESYTLHKILPNKVDPLVSLMMVEKVPDSTYEMVGGLDKQIKEIKEVIELPVKHPELFDALGIAQPKGVLLYGPPGTGKTLLARAVAHHTECTFIRVSGSELVQKFIGEGSRMVRELFVMAREHAPSIIFMDEIDSIGSSRIESGSGGDSEVQRTMLELLNQLDGFEATKNIKVIMATNRIDILDPALLRPGRIDRKIEFPPPNEEARLDILKIHSRKMNLTRGINLRKIAELMPGASGAEVKGVCTEAGMYALRERRVHVTQEDFEMAVAKVMQKDSEKNMSIKKLWK; encoded by the exons ATGGTGCTCAGCAATCGG ATGGACACCGATTCGGCCTATCACAAAGGCGAAGGCTTTCGTTCGTATTATATACAGAAAATCGAGGAGCTGCAATTGATTGTGGCGGAAAAGAGTCAAAATCTGCGACGTCTGCAGGCGCAGCGCAATGAGCTGAATGCCAAAG TTCGCATGCTGCGCGAGGAGCTGCAATTGCTACAGGAGCAGGGCAGCTATGTGGGCGAAGTCGTGAAGCCAATGGACAAAAAGAAGGTGCTTGTCAAGGTGCATCCCGAGGGCAAATTCGTTGTCGATCTGGACAAAAACATCGACATCAACGATGTCACACCAAATTGTCGTGTTGCCCTGCGCAACGAAAGCTACACGCTGCACAAGATACTGCCCAACAAAGTGGATCCTTTGGTCTCGCTGATGATGGTCGAAAAAGTGCCCGACTCCACGTATGAAATGGTCGGTGGCCTGGACAAACAAATCAAGGAGATCAAAGAAGTTATTGAGTTGCCCGTCAAGCATCCCGAACTCTTTGATGCTCTGGGTATTGCCCAGCCCAAGGGTGTGCTACTCTATGGTCCACCTGGTACGGGTAAAACACTGTTGGCTCGTGCCGTCGCCCATCACACCGAGTGCACATTTATACGAGTCTCTGGCTCGGAACTGGTGCAGAAATTCATTGGCGAGGGATCACGTATGGTGCGAGAACTCTTTGTGATGGCACGCGAACATGCGCCTTCAATCATTTTCATGGACGAAATCGATTCGATTGGTTCGTCACGTATTGAGTCGGGCTCCGGTGGCGACTCCGAGGTGCAGCGCACAATGTTGGAGCTGCTGAATCAGCTGGATGGCTTTGAGGCAACCAAGAACATTAAGGTGATCATGGCCACCAATCGTATTGACATTTTGGATCCAGCATTATTGCGTCCGGGACGCATTGATCGTAAAATCGAATTCCCGCCACCAAACGAGGAGGCACGTCTCGACATCTTGAAGATTCATTCGCGCAAAATGAATCTAACGCGTGGCATCAATCTGCGCAAGATCGCCGAACTGATGCCGGGCGCATCGGGTGCCGAGGTCAAGGGCGTCTGCACCGAGGCGGGCATGTATGCGTTGCGTGAACGTCGTGTTCACGTCACGCAG